TTTCTGGACGACTGCGTGATTGCTCTGTGTGAGGATACGCACGGCAATCTGTGGATAGGCTCCCGGTTAGGTATTTACGTCGAATCGACAGACGGGCGTTTCCACACCGCTGCTGAATGGCTCGGATACGCTACGCCATTCGATCAGACTTATGTGTTCGACATCTGTTGCGACAAAGCAGGCGATGTCTGGATCGCTTCCAACGGTCAGGGCATTCTGCATATCCGTACGGCAGACGGAACCTGGAGGCAGTATACACGCGACAACGGCATGATTTCCGATCATGTCTATTGCCTGCAGGCCGACGATACGGGGTGTATCTGGGCCGGAACTTTTGCGGACGGACTTGCGGTCCGTATTCCTTCGGAAGGGAGCTTTAAGGCCGTGTCGGCTTTCCCGAATCTGGAAAACAAAGGTATCGGCAATATTGCCCGGGATGAAAACGGCCGGATGTGGATTACCACGAATAATTCGGTCTTTTCCTTTTCGCCGGACAGCCTGGGCAATCCCGAGCATATCAATACCTATATTATATCGGCCGACATGCAGTCGTTCTTCTTCAACCGAAACGCTTCGGCGCAGGTCGATTACGGACGCATTGCTTTCGGAGGATCGAATGGGCTGATGATATTCACCGGCAATCGCACGCAGCCCCACCAGACGAGACTGCCGATCGTGCTCACAGACTTCAAGGTGCACAATCGTTCGTTACGGACCATTCCCGCACGGGAACGATCGCGCATCTCTCTCCGGGATATCGATTACACGGATGCCGTGACGCTTACGCACGACCGGAACAACTTCTTCATCGAATTCTCGATGCTCTCCTATGCCAATCCGCGCGATCATATTTTTAGATACCGGCTCGACGGATTTGATAAGGAGTATGTTACGGCCGATTCGCACCACCGTTTCGCCTCATACAGCAATCTTTCACCGGGAACCTACACATTCCGTCTGCAGGCTGCCGGGGAAAACGGCGTGTGGAGCAGCAACGAGCGGACGCTCACAGTGCGGATACTCCCCGCCCCGTGGCTTTCGTGGTGGGCCTGGACGATCTATTCCGTGCTGCTGCTGGTGCTCGCCTATGGGGTCGTGCGGTTCCTGCGCTACCGGCTCCGGCTGCGTCAGGAGGTGCAGATTTCGAAGTTGGAGCGACAAAAAACCGAAGAACTGAATCATGCCAAATTGCAGTTTTTCACCAACGTCACTCACGAACTGATGACTCCGCTGACGATTATTCTTACTTCGCTCCAGAACCTGAACAACGGCACAGGGGACAATCAGACTCTTTACGGTGTCATGTCGGCCAATGCGACGCGGCTGATGCGACTGATTCAGCAGATACTCGAATTCCGGAAAGTCGAGAGCGGGAATCTGAAAATCCGTGTTTCGCATGGCGATGTCGTCGGATTCGTTCGCCGGTGTGTGGAAGCTTTTGCCCCGCTTGTGGCCCGAAAGCAGCTCAAGGTCTATTTCCGTGCTTCGTCGGAACAGGTCGACGGCTGGTTCGATCCCGACAAACTCGATAAGATCGTCTACAACCTGCTGTCCAATGCGGCAAAATACACGCCCGACAAGGGTGAAATTATCATCCGGATCGAAACCGGAGACGACTGTTCGGTCTGCATTTCGGTCGCCAACAGCGGCGAACTGATGACCCAGCAGACTATCGACGGACTTTTTCGCCGGTTTTACGACGGCAATTACCGGAAACACCATACGATTGGAACCGGTATCGGTCTATCGTTGGTCAAGGATCTCACCGACCTCCACCGAGGTTCAATCCGGGTGTCGAGCGACGAGCAGGACGGCAACTGTTTCCGAATCACGCTACCCATAGGTCGAGATGCTTATACCGAAGAGGAGATCGACGATGATACCGGAGACGATGCCGCGGAAAAAATTTACGAAGGGGCCGGAGAATTCGTTCCGGTGCAGCCCGATGCGGCGATGACCGATACCCCCTCCCGCACACGCACTGACCATACGCTGTTGGTCGTCGATGACAACGAAGAACTGCTCTTGTTGATCTCCAATCTTTTGGCGCCCTATTTCCGAATTGAAACGGCATCCGACGGAGAAGAAGCGCTTCGTATATTGTCCCGACAGCCGGTCGATCTGGTCGTTTCGGATATCATGATGCCCGGCATGGACGGTATCGAATTGTGCCGACGGATCAAGCAGACCTTCGAATACTGTCATATTCCGGTTATCCTGCTTACGGCCAAAAATGCCGACGAAAGCCGGATTGAAGGGTACAATTCGGGGGCGGACGGCTATGTCACCAAGCCCTTCAACCTGCAGTTGCTCTACGCTCAGATTGTCAATCAACTCCGAAAATTGGAGATTCGGGGCCTGCATTTCCGCAACCAGCCGATTTTTGAGGTGGAGAAACTGGAGTATACTTCGATGGACGAAAAGTTCATGCGTCAGGCTATGGCGTGCGTCAATGCGCATATCGACGATTGCGAATTTGCACAGGCCGATTTTACCCGTGAAATGAATATGTCGCGTACGATTCTTACCGAAAAACTCAAATCGCTCACCGGGTTGACTCCGGCTGCATTCATCATTGACGTGCGACTGCGTGCTGCCTATCATTTGCTCGAAGAGCAGAAGAAGATGCGTATTGCCGATCTGGCCTATGCTTCCGGATTCAACGACCCGAAATATTTCAGTACGTGCTTCAGAAAGAAATTCGGATTCTCTCCCAAGGAATTTATCGACAGACTGAACGAAAAAGGCGATAAAATCGCTTGATTGTCCGCAGAAGCGGGCCTACAACCGTTTTTCGGTAAAAATTCGACCTGCATGATCCATGTCAGGAGTATTTTCGTACCCGGTAGATTTTGTCCCGGCAGAGTGGATGGAATCGGCTCAATCCATAGGATATGATTATGAAACTCATTTTTGCAATCTCCATTGTCGCTCTTTCGTTCTTCGGCACTGCCTGCCGGAGATCTGTCGGCGAAATGATTCTGGTGCCGATGCCGCAGGAGGCAACCTTTACGGGAGGTTACTTTGAAACGGACAGCGCCCGATTCGTGGAGCGTGCAGGCGATGGGTACGTTGCCTGCCGAATCGATCCTTCGGCTCCGGAGATTCGTCCGGAGGGTTACCGGCTGAAAGTGACTCGCCGGGGCATTGACCTTACGGCCCTGGATTCCGCGGGACTGTTCTACGGCCGGCAGACGCTGTGCCTGTTGGCGACCGCACAGGGGATTCCCTGCGTGGAAATCATCGATAATCCCTGTTTCGGTTATCGGGGTATTCATCTCGATGTTTCGCGGCACTTTTTCCCCGTTGAAACGATATTCCGGCTCCTCGATGAAATGGCACGGTACAAGCTTAACAAATTTCATTTCCATCTGGCGGATAACGGCGGCTGGCGCATCAGGATCGACGCTTATCCGCTGCTGACCCGGCTGGGAGCATTCCGTACGGAGTCCGACTGGCTCGAATGGTGGAGTTACGGCGACAGGCATTATGTACCCGAGGACACACCGGGGGCCTATGGCGGTTACTATACGAAAGAGGAAATTCGCAGAATCGTTGCCTATGCTGCCGAACGCTTCATCGAGGTGATTCCGGAAATTGAGTTCCCGGGGCACTCCGACGAGGTTTTCGCAGCTTATCCGGAGCTCTGCTGCTCGGGCCGGGCCTATACTTCCGGCGAGTTTTGCGTCGGCAATCCGCTGTCGTTGAAATTTATGGACGAGGTCCTGACCGAGGTTCTGGAGTTGTTCCCCTCGAAATACATCCATATCGGCGGCGACGAGGCCGACCGGACAGCTTGGAAGAGCTGTCCCAGATGCCGGCATCTGGCCAGGGAGTTGGGCGGAGTGGACCAGGTGCAATGCTATCTGGTCGAACACGCCGAAAAGTTTCTGGCGGAACACGGACGCACGATGATCGGATGGGATGAAATCCTGAAGAACAACCTGCGATCCACCTCTACGGTAATTTCCTACAGGGGGCAGCGAGGAGGCATCGAGGCGGCCAACCGCGGTTACGATGTGGTCATGTCGCCGGGCGAGATCCTCTATTTCGACTGGTATCAGGCCGATCCTCATACACAGCCGCGCGCGATGGGCGGTTTCTCGCCGATTCGGAAGATGTACGGTTTTCATCCCGTCCCCGATACCCCTGCAAAGGCGGCCGACAATGAATCGATAATTCGCGGTGAATTCGTTTCGCCGGATTCGGTCGAATATATCTATGACGGCGGCAAAGAGCACGTCATCGGGGTACAGGGTTGCACATGGACCGAGTTTATAGAAACGGAAAAACATTTGGAATACATGATTTTCCCGCGTTTGCTGGCTGTTTCCGAACTTGCCTGGACTCCCCGGGAGCGATGTGAGTGGAATGATTTCCGTCGTCGTATCAATGTTCATGTATCGTTGCTGCATGCGCGGGGAATCAATGCTTTTCCATTGAGCGACGACGTTGTGATTACGGCTCAGATGCTTTCCGAAGGCAAAAAGGCCCGGGTGACGCTCGACACGGAGAAATA
This Alistipes shahii WAL 8301 DNA region includes the following protein-coding sequences:
- a CDS encoding hybrid sensor histidine kinase/response regulator transcription factor; translation: MHRRFLISRFFIVCIGFVLSEIQIVAAESFPQVRFTPLPSDILPSNEVRKLYQDSDGYIWIPTYNGLARYDGYGAITYGMRDVSNGLFNTFVNVVAEDHDKNLWIGTEHGLFRLDKVSGNIVADEYPELADCNIAVILCDTGNGIWIGGDKGLFRKNALDRNFHPVPISNSAGRPVKAVTSIIKDDKLNLWIAAFDQGLLRYDIREDRAYACDDAVLRKAHVLARDVAGNIWVGTWGAGVVRLVNPLAPGPTRYVHYKHVPGRTHSLLDDIIYDIEENPEQNTIWIGGRSGLSILHDIDNPDSFQNFFPGDNVGDLPYNEVNSILRTRDGLMWIGLLGGGVCKVQTSGTKFESDRLEPIRTRYNTSSVRSMYYAGNGDFWFGLLDFGLIKYNIRSGKIVDYHEHPDLKSLPYTSTVNTIIRRSTTGELYFGTQNAGIWVYNETQHKVRQINHFNQPNFLDDCVIALCEDTHGNLWIGSRLGIYVESTDGRFHTAAEWLGYATPFDQTYVFDICCDKAGDVWIASNGQGILHIRTADGTWRQYTRDNGMISDHVYCLQADDTGCIWAGTFADGLAVRIPSEGSFKAVSAFPNLENKGIGNIARDENGRMWITTNNSVFSFSPDSLGNPEHINTYIISADMQSFFFNRNASAQVDYGRIAFGGSNGLMIFTGNRTQPHQTRLPIVLTDFKVHNRSLRTIPARERSRISLRDIDYTDAVTLTHDRNNFFIEFSMLSYANPRDHIFRYRLDGFDKEYVTADSHHRFASYSNLSPGTYTFRLQAAGENGVWSSNERTLTVRILPAPWLSWWAWTIYSVLLLVLAYGVVRFLRYRLRLRQEVQISKLERQKTEELNHAKLQFFTNVTHELMTPLTIILTSLQNLNNGTGDNQTLYGVMSANATRLMRLIQQILEFRKVESGNLKIRVSHGDVVGFVRRCVEAFAPLVARKQLKVYFRASSEQVDGWFDPDKLDKIVYNLLSNAAKYTPDKGEIIIRIETGDDCSVCISVANSGELMTQQTIDGLFRRFYDGNYRKHHTIGTGIGLSLVKDLTDLHRGSIRVSSDEQDGNCFRITLPIGRDAYTEEEIDDDTGDDAAEKIYEGAGEFVPVQPDAAMTDTPSRTRTDHTLLVVDDNEELLLLISNLLAPYFRIETASDGEEALRILSRQPVDLVVSDIMMPGMDGIELCRRIKQTFEYCHIPVILLTAKNADESRIEGYNSGADGYVTKPFNLQLLYAQIVNQLRKLEIRGLHFRNQPIFEVEKLEYTSMDEKFMRQAMACVNAHIDDCEFAQADFTREMNMSRTILTEKLKSLTGLTPAAFIIDVRLRAAYHLLEEQKKMRIADLAYASGFNDPKYFSTCFRKKFGFSPKEFIDRLNEKGDKIA
- a CDS encoding beta-N-acetylhexosaminidase, whose translation is MIMKLIFAISIVALSFFGTACRRSVGEMILVPMPQEATFTGGYFETDSARFVERAGDGYVACRIDPSAPEIRPEGYRLKVTRRGIDLTALDSAGLFYGRQTLCLLATAQGIPCVEIIDNPCFGYRGIHLDVSRHFFPVETIFRLLDEMARYKLNKFHFHLADNGGWRIRIDAYPLLTRLGAFRTESDWLEWWSYGDRHYVPEDTPGAYGGYYTKEEIRRIVAYAAERFIEVIPEIEFPGHSDEVFAAYPELCCSGRAYTSGEFCVGNPLSLKFMDEVLTEVLELFPSKYIHIGGDEADRTAWKSCPRCRHLARELGGVDQVQCYLVEHAEKFLAEHGRTMIGWDEILKNNLRSTSTVISYRGQRGGIEAANRGYDVVMSPGEILYFDWYQADPHTQPRAMGGFSPIRKMYGFHPVPDTPAKAADNESIIRGEFVSPDSVEYIYDGGKEHVIGVQGCTWTEFIETEKHLEYMIFPRLLAVSELAWTPRERCEWNDFRRRINVHVSLLHARGINAFPLSDDVVITAQMLSEGKKARVTLDTEKYPAEVRYTLDGTAPVPGSDLYDGPFVVKAGTTVRAALFVAGRMEGTMTELYVDARRNVDNYYTYLNTPEVYASTDR